CTTGGTTAGTGCCGCCACTGAGCAATGGCGTTTGCACCGATCCGCGATCCGCTGCAAGATGCACCACCGCATCCAATGAGGTGATCGATGGCTCCTACCAAATTCGGCGTCGGCCAAAGCGTGATGCGCAAGGAGGATGATCCCCTGATCCGCGGCAAGGGCCGCTATACCGACGACTACGCGCCGCAATCCTCGGCGCACGCGCTGGTGCTGCGATCACCGCATGCGCATGCGAAATTCAGGCTCGACGCGACGGCGGCGCGCGGCCTGCACGGCGTGCTCGCGATCCTCACCGCCGAAGACGTCAGCGATCTCGGCGGGCTGCCGTGCCTGTTCAACCTACCCGACAATCCGTTCAAGGGGCCGGACTACGCGATCCTCGCCGGCGGCGAGGTGCGTCATGTCGGCGACGCAGTGGCCTTCGTGGTCGCGGATACGGTGGCGCATGCGCGCGACGCGCTGGAGGCGATCGCGGTCGAATGGACGCCGCTGCCGGCGGCGATCGGCGCGGCCAATGCGATCAAGCCCGGCGCGCCGCAGGTGTGGCCGGACCACGCCGGCAATCTGCTGTTCGACACCGCGATCGGCGACAAGGCCGCAACAGAGGCCGCGTTCGCGAAGGCTCATGCCGTCGCCGAGATCGCCATCGTCAATCCGCGGATCATCACCAACTACATGGAGACCCGCGCCGCGGTCTGCGAATATGACGCCAAGCGCGATCATTTCACGCTGACGATCGGCAGCCAGGGCAGCCACCGGCTGCGTGATATCCTGTGCCAGAACGTGCTGAAAATTCCGGTCGAGAAGATGCGGGTGATCTGCCCCGATGTCGGCGGCGGCTTCGGCACCAAGCTGTTTCCGTATCGCGAATACGCGCTGCTGGCGGTCGCGGCTAAGAAGCTCGGCAAGACCATCCGCTGGGCGGCCGACCGCTCCGATCATTTCGTCGGCGACTCGCAGGGCCGCGACAACATCACCACGGCGCGGATGGCGCTCGCGGCGGATGGCAAGTTTCTCGGCATGGACGTCGACCTGATCGGCGATCTCGGCGCCTATCTGTCGACCTTCGGGCCTTACATCCCGTATGGCGGCGCCGGAATGTTGCCGGGGCTCTACGACATTCAGGCGTTTTACTGCCGCATCCGGACGGTGTTCACCCACACTGTTCCAGTCGATGCCTATCGCGGCGCCGGTCGGCCCGAAGCGGCCTATGTCATCGAACGTCTGGTCGATGCCTGCGCGCGCAAGCTCGGGATGTCGCCGGATGCGATCCGGCGCAAGAATTTCATCGCGCCGCGCGCGATGCCCTACAAGACTGCGACCGGCAAGGTCTACGACTCCGGTGATTTCGCCGCGCATCTGAAACGCGCGATGGACATCGGCGAGTGGAAGGAATTTCCGAAGCGCGCCAAGGCAGCGACGAAACTCGGGCTGGTGCGCGGCATCGGCCTGGCCTCCTATGTCGAAGTCTGCGGCACGATGGGCGAGGAGACCGCCAAGGTCGTGCTCGATCCCGACGGCGACATCACCGTTCTGATCGGCACCCAGTCGAGCGGGCAGGGCCATCAGACCGCCTATGCGCAGATCGTCGCCGAACAGTTCGGCGTGCCGCCGGAGCGCGTCCGCGTGGTTCAGGGCGACACCGACAGGATTGCGACCGGGCTCGGCACCGGCGGCTCGGCATCGATCCCCTCGGGCGGCGTCAGCGTTCAACGCGCGACGCACCAAATCGGCGAGCAGATTCGCGAGTTGGCCGCGGACGCGCTGGAAGCCGGCGCTGCGGATCTCGAAATCAGCGACGGCATCGTCCGCATCGCCGGCACCGACCGCTCGATCTCGTTCGCCGATCTCGCCAAGCGCCCCGGCCTCGATCCGGCCAAGCTGAATGCCAGCGCGACGTTCTCCAGCGCCGACGGCACGTTCCCAAACGGCACGCATTTGGTCGAAGTCGAGATCGATCCGGCGACCGGCAAAATCCGGATCGTCAACTACGTCATCGTCGACGATTTCGGCGTGACGCTGAACCCGCTGCTGCTCGCCGGCCAGGTTCATGGCGGCACCATCCAGGGCATCGGGCAGGCGCTGATGGAGCGGGCGGTGTACGATCAGGACGGCCAGCTCGTCACCGGCACCTTCATGGATTACGCGATGCCGCGCGCGGAGGATGCCGCGCCGATCATCTTCGAGACTCACAACGTGCCGTGCACCACCAACCCGATGGGTGTGAAGGGGGCCGGCGAGGCCGGCGCGATCGGCTCGTGCCCGGCCGTGGTCAATGCGATCATCGATGCCCTGTGGCGCGAGTACAAGATCGACCACATCGACATGCCGGCCACGCCGGAGCGGGTTTGGATGGCAATCCGCGAGCACCATCGGCAGCACAGTCTCTAGAGCCGCAGTTGGATCGGACCAGTCGAGCCGGTATTCACTTCGATCGAC
The DNA window shown above is from Rhodopseudomonas palustris HaA2 and carries:
- a CDS encoding xanthine dehydrogenase family protein molybdopterin-binding subunit; the encoded protein is MAPTKFGVGQSVMRKEDDPLIRGKGRYTDDYAPQSSAHALVLRSPHAHAKFRLDATAARGLHGVLAILTAEDVSDLGGLPCLFNLPDNPFKGPDYAILAGGEVRHVGDAVAFVVADTVAHARDALEAIAVEWTPLPAAIGAANAIKPGAPQVWPDHAGNLLFDTAIGDKAATEAAFAKAHAVAEIAIVNPRIITNYMETRAAVCEYDAKRDHFTLTIGSQGSHRLRDILCQNVLKIPVEKMRVICPDVGGGFGTKLFPYREYALLAVAAKKLGKTIRWAADRSDHFVGDSQGRDNITTARMALAADGKFLGMDVDLIGDLGAYLSTFGPYIPYGGAGMLPGLYDIQAFYCRIRTVFTHTVPVDAYRGAGRPEAAYVIERLVDACARKLGMSPDAIRRKNFIAPRAMPYKTATGKVYDSGDFAAHLKRAMDIGEWKEFPKRAKAATKLGLVRGIGLASYVEVCGTMGEETAKVVLDPDGDITVLIGTQSSGQGHQTAYAQIVAEQFGVPPERVRVVQGDTDRIATGLGTGGSASIPSGGVSVQRATHQIGEQIRELAADALEAGAADLEISDGIVRIAGTDRSISFADLAKRPGLDPAKLNASATFSSADGTFPNGTHLVEVEIDPATGKIRIVNYVIVDDFGVTLNPLLLAGQVHGGTIQGIGQALMERAVYDQDGQLVTGTFMDYAMPRAEDAAPIIFETHNVPCTTNPMGVKGAGEAGAIGSCPAVVNAIIDALWREYKIDHIDMPATPERVWMAIREHHRQHSL